The proteins below are encoded in one region of Oenanthe melanoleuca isolate GR-GAL-2019-014 chromosome 4A, OMel1.0, whole genome shotgun sequence:
- the LOC130253289 gene encoding pre-mRNA 3'-end-processing factor FIP1-like isoform X2, which translates to MSSSYDDTTGKQEDGPISGHTESAHPLQDAPQESRPVNNEDREMSQHALPSGEDDEDDSDSDSDDDDVKVTIGNIKTGAPSYMGTPMNLNLKTGRGYGASASAKLQPKGIDLDAAGNINGLPVIEVDLDSFEDKPWRKPGADLSDYFNYGFNEETWKAYCEKQRRLQLGLDPAPPISTENKITVQQGRTGNAEKEVENNIIKTEFKTDFLALVGGRMKAGPPPNRKLGGTIDVIGGQAGTIRRVEGRRRDKHASEENPIQVLGDHGSKPQPPQQPQQPSQPQQPPQQQPFAPPAGPPPPPLAGPPPPHFLHPPPPVTSVPPPLHPPGLPPPGPIPGLFPPPLAPPPALLIPTLDGQPASYNNRQPPPFGYNSADSGFISYPPISTSHTPWVSTVDKGTSSSSSGHWEYSGSRRERDRDRDRERDRERERDRDRTPTTSEYNNDDERYRYYSRERSYDFERDYRRSRDRSREREERHRERRHRDKDDSSKHKSSRRKQHESEEGESHRRHKHKKNKRSKEEKEASEDGAQEGEEQDTKE; encoded by the exons ACACACAGAATCTGCTCACCCTCTGCAGGATGCCCCCCAGGAGAGCAGGCCTGTCAACAACGAGGACAGGGAGATGTCCCAGCAC GCCCTTCCCAGtggtgaggatgatgaggatgacagtgacagtgacagcgaTGACGACGACGTGAAGGTCACCATTGGCAACATCAAGACAGGAGCACCATCCTACAT GGGAACTCCTATGAATCTAAACTTAAAAACGGGTAGAGGCTATGGAGCATCAGCTTCAG CCAAGCTGCAGCCCAAAGGTATTGACTTGGATGCTGCAGGGAATATAAATGGATTGCCTGTGATAGAAGTGGATTTGGATTCATTTGAAGACAAACCATGGAGGAAGCCAG gTGCTGATCTTTCTGATTACTTTAATTATGGATTCAATGAAGAAACATGGAAAGCTTATTGTGAAAAGCAGCGGCGGcttcagctggggctggacCCTGCTCCTCCCATCAGCACTGAGAACAAGATCACG GTCCAGCAGGGAAGAACAGGCAATGCtgaaaaagaagtggaaaacaACATCATCAAAACAGAGTTCAAAACAGACTTCTTGGCTCTGGTGGGAGGACGAATGAAGGCTGGGCCTCCTCCCAACAG GAAGCTGGGTGGCACCATTGATGTGATCGGGGGCCAGGCAGGCACCATCCGCAGGGTGGAGGGCAGACGCCGGGATAAGCACGCCTCGGAGGAGAACCCCATCCAG GTGCTGGGAGACCACGGCAGCAagccccagcccccccagcagccccagcagccctcgcagccccagcagcctccccagcagcagcccttcgctccgcccgccgggccgccgcccccgccgctcgccgggcctcctcctcctcacttcCTGCACCCTCCTCCTCCAGTGACTTCTGTTCCTCCTCCCCTGCACCCTCCAG GCCTGCCACCTCCAGGTCCAATTCCAG GGTTGTTCCCACCCCCTCTGGCACCACCACCAGCTCTCCTCATCCCAACCTTGGATGG GCAGCCAGCCAGCTACAACAACAGGCAGCCACCTCCCTTTGGCTACAACTCTGCAG ATTCAGGTTTCATCAGCTACCCCCCCATCTCCACGTCGCACACGCCCTGGGTGAGCACGGTGGACAAGGGCACGAGCAGTTCCAGCAGCGGCCACTGGGAGTACTCGGGCTCCAGgcgggagcgggaccgggacagggaccgggaGCGGGACAGGGAGCGCGAGCGGGACCGCGACCGCACCCCCACCACCAGCGAGTACAACAA tgACGACGAGCGCTACCGCTACTACAGCCGCGAGCGCAGCTACGACTTCGAGCGCGATTATCGGCGCAGCCGCGACCGCAGCCGCGAGCGCGAGGAGCGGCACCGCGAGCGGCGCCACCGCGACAAGGACgacagcagcaaacacaaatcCTCCCGcag GAAGCAGCACGAGAGCGAGGAGGGCGAGAGCCACCGGCGCCACAAGCACAAAAAGAACAAGCGCagcaaggaggagaaggaggcgAGCGAGGACGGCGCCCAGGAGGGCGAGGAGCAGGACACCAAGGAGTGA
- the LOC130253289 gene encoding pre-mRNA 3'-end-processing factor FIP1-like isoform X1 translates to MATELEPPAAGAVTGAAPLEAEEDEEHWLYGDDTTGKQEDGPISGHTESAHPLQDAPQESRPVNNEDREMSQHALPSGEDDEDDSDSDSDDDDVKVTIGNIKTGAPSYMGTPMNLNLKTGRGYGASASAKLQPKGIDLDAAGNINGLPVIEVDLDSFEDKPWRKPGADLSDYFNYGFNEETWKAYCEKQRRLQLGLDPAPPISTENKITVQQGRTGNAEKEVENNIIKTEFKTDFLALVGGRMKAGPPPNRKLGGTIDVIGGQAGTIRRVEGRRRDKHASEENPIQVLGDHGSKPQPPQQPQQPSQPQQPPQQQPFAPPAGPPPPPLAGPPPPHFLHPPPPVTSVPPPLHPPGLPPPGPIPGLFPPPLAPPPALLIPTLDGQPASYNNRQPPPFGYNSADSGFISYPPISTSHTPWVSTVDKGTSSSSSGHWEYSGSRRERDRDRDRERDRERERDRDRTPTTSEYNNDDERYRYYSRERSYDFERDYRRSRDRSREREERHRERRHRDKDDSSKHKSSRRKQHESEEGESHRRHKHKKNKRSKEEKEASEDGAQEGEEQDTKE, encoded by the exons ACACACAGAATCTGCTCACCCTCTGCAGGATGCCCCCCAGGAGAGCAGGCCTGTCAACAACGAGGACAGGGAGATGTCCCAGCAC GCCCTTCCCAGtggtgaggatgatgaggatgacagtgacagtgacagcgaTGACGACGACGTGAAGGTCACCATTGGCAACATCAAGACAGGAGCACCATCCTACAT GGGAACTCCTATGAATCTAAACTTAAAAACGGGTAGAGGCTATGGAGCATCAGCTTCAG CCAAGCTGCAGCCCAAAGGTATTGACTTGGATGCTGCAGGGAATATAAATGGATTGCCTGTGATAGAAGTGGATTTGGATTCATTTGAAGACAAACCATGGAGGAAGCCAG gTGCTGATCTTTCTGATTACTTTAATTATGGATTCAATGAAGAAACATGGAAAGCTTATTGTGAAAAGCAGCGGCGGcttcagctggggctggacCCTGCTCCTCCCATCAGCACTGAGAACAAGATCACG GTCCAGCAGGGAAGAACAGGCAATGCtgaaaaagaagtggaaaacaACATCATCAAAACAGAGTTCAAAACAGACTTCTTGGCTCTGGTGGGAGGACGAATGAAGGCTGGGCCTCCTCCCAACAG GAAGCTGGGTGGCACCATTGATGTGATCGGGGGCCAGGCAGGCACCATCCGCAGGGTGGAGGGCAGACGCCGGGATAAGCACGCCTCGGAGGAGAACCCCATCCAG GTGCTGGGAGACCACGGCAGCAagccccagcccccccagcagccccagcagccctcgcagccccagcagcctccccagcagcagcccttcgctccgcccgccgggccgccgcccccgccgctcgccgggcctcctcctcctcacttcCTGCACCCTCCTCCTCCAGTGACTTCTGTTCCTCCTCCCCTGCACCCTCCAG GCCTGCCACCTCCAGGTCCAATTCCAG GGTTGTTCCCACCCCCTCTGGCACCACCACCAGCTCTCCTCATCCCAACCTTGGATGG GCAGCCAGCCAGCTACAACAACAGGCAGCCACCTCCCTTTGGCTACAACTCTGCAG ATTCAGGTTTCATCAGCTACCCCCCCATCTCCACGTCGCACACGCCCTGGGTGAGCACGGTGGACAAGGGCACGAGCAGTTCCAGCAGCGGCCACTGGGAGTACTCGGGCTCCAGgcgggagcgggaccgggacagggaccgggaGCGGGACAGGGAGCGCGAGCGGGACCGCGACCGCACCCCCACCACCAGCGAGTACAACAA tgACGACGAGCGCTACCGCTACTACAGCCGCGAGCGCAGCTACGACTTCGAGCGCGATTATCGGCGCAGCCGCGACCGCAGCCGCGAGCGCGAGGAGCGGCACCGCGAGCGGCGCCACCGCGACAAGGACgacagcagcaaacacaaatcCTCCCGcag GAAGCAGCACGAGAGCGAGGAGGGCGAGAGCCACCGGCGCCACAAGCACAAAAAGAACAAGCGCagcaaggaggagaaggaggcgAGCGAGGACGGCGCCCAGGAGGGCGAGGAGCAGGACACCAAGGAGTGA